The region CCCGGACCGGCTGGTCGAAGGTCAGCCGCACCTGCTGCGGGCCGACCTCCAGCTGCGCGCCCTCGGTGGGGTCGCTGCCGATCAGCACGTTGTGCGCGAGGGCGGTGCCCGCCCCGCCGAGCAGCGCGGTGAGCGACAGCGCCGCGACCGCGACGAACCGCCTCATGACCTGGCCTTCCTGCTCCGCGCTAGCGCGCCGATGCCGATGCCCAGCGCGAGGGCTCCGACGCCCAGGCCCGCGCCGCCCAGGTAGCGGGCGGTGTCGTCGGCGGACTGGGCGGCGTGCGCGGGCTCTGCCTGCTCGGCCGTGCCGTGCTGCCCCTGCTGACCGGGCTGGCCGTGCTGACCGTGACCGCCTTCGGAGTCTTCGACGAGCTCCAGCGTCGGCGCCGGGTGTTCGGGCTCCTCGCCGCCGGGCGGCGTCGGGGCGTCCCACCGGACGACCTCGCCGTTGTCGTAGGTCTGCTCCGTGGGCAGCAGCAACTGGTCGGTGTCGGTGGGCAGCGTGCCGAGCGTCGCCTCGAACTCGTCGAACTGGTCGGGGGCGATGCGATTGCCGGGCTGCGCGGTCCAGGTGATGGCCGACACCGCCTCGGTCACCTGCGCGCCGGCCACGACGACCGGCTGCGGGAGTGCGACCTTCTCCACCTGGGCGGTCCAGCCCGGCATCGGCTTGGTCCGGACCGAGCCGAGCGGGTGGTCCAGCGGCAGCGACACCCGGATCTTCACCGTGCCGGAGCCGTCCCGCTCGTTGGGCACCCGGAAGGCGACCTTGGCGTGGCCGCCCT is a window of Saccharopolyspora erythraea NRRL 2338 DNA encoding:
- a CDS encoding YcnI family protein; translation: MSPKSARRILSRSTASAAVVGIVALASAGTASAHVSVNPDGEAAKGGHAKVAFRVPNERDGSGTVKIRVSLPLDHPLGSVRTKPMPGWTAQVEKVALPQPVVVAGAQVTEAVSAITWTAQPGNRIAPDQFDEFEATLGTLPTDTDQLLLPTEQTYDNGEVVRWDAPTPPGGEEPEHPAPTLELVEDSEGGHGQHGQPGQQGQHGTAEQAEPAHAAQSADDTARYLGGAGLGVGALALGIGIGALARSRKARS